Part of the Sphaerodactylus townsendi isolate TG3544 linkage group LG10, MPM_Stown_v2.3, whole genome shotgun sequence genome is shown below.
gcagctgcattgcagccgcgccaccctcactccccctcccctttccaaacctcgctccctgaacggcagcagctggaaggcgccatcccccctttcccgatcgatgtaccttccctgcgacctccCGGCgtgttgcccaggcctggggacacgcccccctgccctgcgactccagagctgtcgtgcagggcaggggggcatgtcccctggcctgggcaacgcgccggaaggttgcagggaaggtacatcaatCGGatgacggcgcagcgctgcaccgtcttccctgcctttaccgggactgttcgtgcgaacggtcctgggggggtgttggcgttgtatacgccgacgtaccccccagcgtggccgtgcagaaatggccagagtgtAAGATAAAACAATACTCTCTAAAGCGAGACAGCATTGATCTTTGTTTGTTTCAGTGGGCATAGTTTTATAGACACATCTGACAGTCTGCATGATACAGTATGTTATATGTATACCGTATGTTATATGTACCATGATGTGTATCATACATACAATATTTATGTACTGAGATATACAGATTTGAAAATCATAAACATTTTTATGTGCAGGGAAACATGAAGTGGTTCCAGAATTCAAAAGGAGAGCAAAATCAAAACGAGGATTTTTCAGGTAGAAATTTTAGAGATGAGAAATGTGAAGTCATCTCTAATGGGACACAGTGAAGGTTGAATGCTGAATGAGTGTTTTGCTGTAGtgcaaatgtttttctttttccatttttcttgtcTCTAAAAAACCCCTGATGAAATAGGGACATGTTTTTGGGTGGGAGGAAATGTTCGCAAAACACTCACCCCATTTTGGCTCTGCCCCAGTCCTAATATCATTACGTACCATGATTCTTTATTCTGGCTAGCAGCAACCCCGCTGTCCTTTGTAACATGTATTTCTATCCTTGGAGTCTCTTGCTGCAAAGGCTAAAGAAACACCCAGTACTTGGATGCTTTATTTAGTAGCAGCATCTCATCTATTTGAAATTTGCATGGCTTTGTAATTTAAACGAGTGGTTGAAAATTACTGCCAACCATAACTGGGCTGGCTGGTGCTGGGAATCCATAAAGTTGGTCCAATGTAATATTTGGTCTAATTGCTGAGCTTTGTAAAACAACACCGCAAGTCTACAAAAGACCTTTGTTTGCAACACAGCTTTCAATCTGGGCGTTCCATTTCTTTATTATGAGTATTCCTGAGCATGTTGAAAACGATTCTGGCCCCTGCTTCTGCCAGGATGTCTATAGTATTGCCTGAAATTGTTCTTTTGAAAGTTTCAACATACTAGCTTTGCTGGGATGTCAGATCTTCATGCCTTCTTTCTAAAATGAAGCTGCAGCTCCCAAAATAagtaaagaaaataaatgcaaccaaaaaacaacaacagagaatacaagaaggggggggggtgtgtgatctgtttttttttttccagcgtaAACAGTAGTCCTTCTATCTATCATTTCAAGAACAGCTATCTGTATCCAGAGGCACCAGTCTGGTAAGAGTTCACAGAAACGACATCACTGACCAGTTACAAATTATTCGTGATACCTGTGAACAGCAGAGTTCATTTATCTTTGTTTATGGCACAATTCTGATGATCCTCACTGAATGCCAGTAGGGCTAAGCAAATGCAGTTTGCACTTGGCTGCATGGCGAAGCGCGAAACAGATTATGCCGACTTGATCAGCAATCTGAATCGGACGAAGTGCAGCCTGGCTTGCAGCTGCTGATACCATACAGGGATTTTATATCAATCTCTATTCAAAAGCACATTCCAAAAATCCATAGGTATAAAGGTTTtgggagccctgacctggatggaccaggctagcccagtttcatcagatcttggcagtAAAGTATGATCAGTCCATGTCAGTACTTGGGCAGGAGGAGACCACTGAACATCACTTGAacgcatgaaactgccttatactaaatcaatCCCTTGGTCCGTCTAAGTAAGTATTATCTCAGActagcagcagctttccagagtcttgTGCAGAAGTATTTTACGTTACCTACTGCCTACTACCAGTCCTTTCGACTGGAGATGTCAAGGATTAaaaatctctttccttgaaaactctacagaatTCTGGAAAACTCACTAGGGGCGAAACACCCAGAGGGACATAAGAGGTCAAATTTCctcgggctgtggccatttagtcacgtgggggcgggaaatcacccccacagtcctcctccttctcccctggtccatacactgacttctagaccccctttgtcctattcagaagcttataggaaattaaaaggtcaactattggatagagagttctctaccctactcaccgcagccaagaaaacgtgcttcCCCAtgtacttttctctcccatttgaacggggccacttggcacactacctgtattgcttaataaaccctgttcaaaggagagccataatgctcgccaggtttaatgtaatgccttctgccttgttacatggcagatttaataagcaagaaaaggcgaaaaggttgtgcccatgtaacgatggctcagttgaatctctggcccaccaattacttcactgtctcagattcaaggaaatcagatccaagtatgtgaatctcactcccttacatttaccagatctccccgatttaattagattacactacttgttgaacaaccctgatccttctctctgtatgatagtggcagactttcttctggaaattactaaatgccagtagatttccttcgtcctgtCATgcatatcctgtattgtatatgctttttaatctgcttttattattgttgtactgctttatgccaataaaggcttgctaacaGACTTCTAGACCTGGTGAAAAAAAGCAtagtttggtcatggggggagggtggccgtccatatgggtgggggcagggagggcaaaaaactcagattttgcaccaggctgcatTTCCCTAGATAttggtcaccacaagtcagcagGCTGCATTTCCCTAGGTATTGGTCACCATAAGTGACCACAAGTGACTTgacaccaaaaagaaaaaaattcttaagGGGGTCAGCAAATACTACTGCTTCTGCCCCTCCCGCTGCGCCTCTTAAAATTTTAATCTTGAACCTAGAAGGATAGCACAGAGGTAATGTGCGGTTTTGGCAGCGAAAGGGCAGTTGGCAGAAATAGAACCTGTCTTTTAAGATAACATAATTTTCCTTTGGTCTTTGGAACAAATGGTTGATTATAAGTCACCATTTTGGAAAGAGCCCATTACTGTGGTCAAGGGAGAACTGAATTCTGCCTATAACTCCTTTTGTATTCTAGTCCACTAGAGAGAGAACCAGGTGGACCATGGCAGGTCTGTGAGTAGCGGGGGCAGGGCCCGGGCACCTGTGGGgggctgcaggggtggggcctaggtgccattttgccccccccccatgctactaccggcacagtgtggagtgatccggcagcattttgggggtggagcagactttagtcaacttccacaGGACTTCCAGTCCAGGAATGCTACCTTGCACAGCCACATAAACTGTGGCATAAACCTGTGTAACCTGTGGAGTTATTTGGGTGGCAGGAAGCTTTTTCACTTTCCCTCTTTTCTGTGCTTCGCCCCACTGTCCTCACTGCTGTGGAACTCCCgcaccatctggattgggctgtaagaacaTAACTATAATACATATATGCAAATGTGTGTATTTACCTATATTGGTTTTACACCACCAACTACCACGGCTTCccgtaaaaaggaaaaaaaagtgttaTAAATTCTTAGTCTcaacaccccccaccaccaccaccacagtttTCACACAGCTCCAGGAAGAGGAAATTATTATTAAACTGGTTTAAATTAGTGGTGTAAATATGTCCTGAAGGCTCCACCTATACTACATATGCCCTTTTGACACCAGTTACTGTTGGTTTTTCGAACAGAATTGTTTGGATTATCAAATTAATTCTGATGAATGTTGTCTTATAAGAATGCTGGACATTCTTGTTAGTGATTTCCAGCTCTTCTGCTACAGGCAAGTCCAAAGAGAAACCAGAATTGCTGAGGCTAAAAGTGATGTAACTCTGGGATATCACAGTGTTTCTTAcggctccaagttgggaaatacatggTAAATGTTTCAACCACTGCTTCTCCTTTGAACTACGACTCTACTGTAATCTATTGCCCATTAAAAGATGCGAAGAAGGTAATTTCACAGTTCCTCCAGCATCTTGCCTGTTTTGAGCCAACAAAACTGGGAATGGTTGGAATTAAGATTTAAGCAGAATCATCACATTTATCTGATGCGGCCACCAAACACAGATGGAGATGTACTTTTTAACTCCTGTACTAGTGCAAAGTTGTCATTCTGCAGTCATTGTCTACTTTACCTCCATAGTTTCCCTTAAAATTCCACTGTATTGTCTTTTTTGGTGTCATCAGTACAGTTTGTGTTGATTTATTCAGAACTGTCCGAATCACTGGAGCCACTGGAATCACTAGAATTTCTGGATTTAGTAGAATTGTTAGAATCAGCAGAACTGCTGGAGCCATCAGGATTGCTAGAATCATTAGTATCACTTGAATCACTGGAGCTGCTGGACTCACTGGAATTGCTGGTCTCAGTAGATGCACTGGAATCACTAGATTCACTGGAACTGCTGGATTCACTGGAGCTACTGGACTGTGTAGATTCACTGGAACTGCTAGACTCACTGGAGCTACTGGACTCTGTAGACTCACTGGAACTGCTGGATTCACTGGAGCTACTGGAACTGTTGGACTCACTGGAGCTACTGGAACTGTTGGACTCACTGGAGCTACTGGAACTGTTGGACTCACTGGAACTGCTGGATTCACTAGAGCTGCTGGACTGTGTAGATTCACTGGAACTGTTGGACTCACTGGAGCTACTGGAACTGTTGGACTCACTGGAACTGCTGGATTCACTAGAGCTGCTGGACTGTGTAGATTCACTGGAACTGCTGGACTCACTGGAGCTACTGGACTGTGTAGACTCACTGGAACTGCTGGATTCACTAGAGCTACTGGACTGTGTAGATTCACTGGAACTGCTGGATTCACTGGAGCTACTGGACTGTGTAGATTCACTGGAACTGCTGGACTCACTGGAGCTACTGGACTCTGTAGACTCACTGGAACTGCTGGATTCACTGGAGCTGCTGGACTCTGTAGACTCACTGGAACTGCTGGACTCACTGGAGCTACTGGACTCTGTAGACTCACTGGAACTGCTGGACTCACTGGAGCTACTGGACTGTGTAGATTCACTGGAACTGCTGGACTCACTAGAGCTACTGGACTCTGTAGACTCACTGGAACTGCTGGACTCACTGGACTCTGTAGATTCACTGGAACTGCTGGATTCACTAGAGTCACTAGGGCTGCCAGAGTCCTTTGAGGTGCCTGAATATTTTGATTGTTCTCTATTTGATTCATTTGAACTATCTGGCTCTCTGGATTTGCTCTGGCCCTCTGCTTTCTGACTAGAATCAGAATGATCAGAATTACCTGGATCATCTCCTTGCATTCCTTCATCATTGAAAGAGTAGCTATCAAAATGATGGTGAGGATCATAGTACAGGGCATCAACATCTCTCTTTGCCTTAATCTTATTGGTGGCATGAAATCCCTCAGAGTCCTGCTTGATGAAGTCCTCTGTTGTTGACACCAGACCATGAAtggcatttctctctctcaaaagaGTGGTGCCTTTTTGGTCTCTGCCCATGCTCTTCTTAGCAAGTTCCAGATGATGATGGTTAACATCGTTCTCCACCAGGGATTCAACATCTGCAGCCCCCCTTTCCTTTGTATGACACTGATGGCTGCATTTGATCTGTATGAGGCCAGGGTCCTCATGGGAAAACTGCCTGTCAGGTTCATGCTGGTATGCTCCTTGGGGATTGAGAGGACCAGCTATGGACACTTCTTCAGCATTTGCTGTGGTGAGTTTATGGAGTATCTCCCTGTCCTGAAGACCATCATTTCCAGCCTGGTGGTTCCCCTTCTTATGAACAGATATGATCTTTAATACTCTCTTATTGGTATTAATATGGTTAACGTTGTCCACATTGCTGCTTCTGACTGGAATTTCATTTCTTCTGATCTGTCACAAAGGTGTAATATTTAAAAACAGGATTTTATTTCCCTTAAAAGGAAGACAGGTATTTTCTTAAAGGAAAAAGGCGGGGGGAAGGAGGGCTCCATTAAAGTTCTACAATCTTTCATTATAACCAGGGGAAGGGATTTCTaggtttcccccttccccaccaactATGGAACTCGTTTTCACAAGGCTTGAGAATGGCCATTTCCCTGAAGACAAGATACATTTGAAAACTGACCTTTCCCAGAAGGCCTTGAAATTACAACAACAAGACATGGTGTCAAAAGGAAGTGGATATTTAGAATCACATATTTTATTGATATTATATTATGTTACTTTTAATGTACTCCAATGACTTTTACTATTTTTCAGTAAAGGTAGAGATAGTCCTccgtgcaagcaccaggtcattactgacccatggggtgacatcacatcatgatgtttactagacaAAACTTCATTaatggagaggggaaacaaagatGGCTGTGAATTACCATGGGCCACGGTTGCTACTCGAGGTGGATAGGGCAAGAGCTGATTCTGGCCTCAGTAAGGGCGGAAGGAGCCAAATGGCCATGCTAAGTTAGAGCAGCGCCAACACAGCGGCTGCTGGCTGGCCACGACAGAAAAGGGGAGGGTTAGCCTGAGCCTTTAAAGGAGCAAGCATCACGATGTTTACTAGACAAAACTACgttaaaggagtggggaaacaaacatagttcaccagattagagtctacggccccttctacacacgcaaaataatgtgttttcaagccactttcacaaccatttgcaagtggattttgctattctgcacagcttcaaagagcactgaaaacagtttgaaaatgcattattctgcatgtgcggagtgagcctaccactcatgtgaaggcgtggggaatcaaacccagttctccagattagaatccactgct
Proteins encoded:
- the LOC125439638 gene encoding uncharacterized protein DDB_G0271670-like; its protein translation is MKTLLLLINILAVTVASPIRRNEIPVRSSNVDNVNHINTNKRVLKIISVHKKGNHQAGNDGLQDREILHKLTTANAEEVSIAGPLNPQGAYQHEPDRQFSHEDPGLIQIKCSHQCHTKERGAADVESLVENDVNHHHLELAKKSMGRDQKGTTLLRERNAIHGLVSTTEDFIKQDSEGFHATNKIKAKRDVDALYYDPHHHFDSYSFNDEGMQGDDPGNSDHSDSSQKAEGQSKSREPDSSNESNREQSKYSGTSKDSGSPSDSSESSSSSESTESSESSSSSESTESSSSSESSSSSESTQSSSSSESSSSSESTESSSSSESSSSSESTESSSSSESSSSSESTESSSSSESSSSSESTQSSSSSESSSSSESTQSSSSSESSSSSESTQSSSSSESSSSSESTQSSSSSESSSSSESNSSSSSSESNSSSESTQSSSSSESSSSSESNSSSSSSESNSSSSSSESNSSSSSSESSSSSESTESSSSSESSSSSESTQSSSSSESSSSSESSDSSASTETSNSSESSSSSDSSDTNDSSNPDGSSSSADSNNSTKSRNSSDSSGSSDSDSSE